One part of the Rutidosis leptorrhynchoides isolate AG116_Rl617_1_P2 chromosome 1, CSIRO_AGI_Rlap_v1, whole genome shotgun sequence genome encodes these proteins:
- the LOC139869550 gene encoding uncharacterized protein yields MASAEKVTVMILEVDLKCSSCYKKVRKLLCKFPEIRDQVFDEDKNKVTITVVCCDPERLRDKLCCKGGRAIQSIEIVEKPKQPPPKPPVENKPTEKPKPQPENPKPKPPPVVVPVPVSKPDPKPDPPPKKPEPLPMPPVVQQPQPPPVKMPDPTPPQPQPQPKPQPQPQPQPQPQPQPQPEPINMPMPYPMPMGEYPFCPPVSTCCQECYQGLDGGPCHYGYGRPVPPPPGPCYDGYYQYGGNRPCYVSRCDYYFSEDNPQGCSIM; encoded by the exons ATGGCTTCTGCAGAAAAG GTTACTGTAATGATACTGGAAGTTGACCTGAAATGCTCCAGCTGCTACAAAAAGGTCAGGAAATTGCTCTGCAAATTCCCTG AAATAAGAGATCAAGTGTTTGATGAGGACAAAAATAAGGTAACGATTACGGTCGTATGCTGCGACCCAGAGAGACTGAGAGACAAGCTTTGTTGTAAAGGTGGGAGAGCCATTCAGAGCATTGAGATTGTTGAAAAGCCTAAACAACCTCCTCCTAAGCCCCCTGTTGAAAATAAACCAACCGAAAAGCCTAAACCACAACCTGAAAATCCCAAGCCTAAACCCCCTCCAGTTGTCGTACCCGTACCTGTGTCCAAACCAGATCCCAAACCCGATCCTCCACCAAAAAAACCAGAACCACTTCCAATGCCACCTGTCGTCCAACAACCTCAACCCCCACCTGTGAAGATGCCTGATCCAACgccaccacaaccacaaccacaaccaaaaCCACAACCTCAACCTCAACCGCAGCCACAACCTCAGCCTCAACCTCAACCAGAGCCTATTAATATGCCTATGCCATATCCAATGCCAATGGGTGAATACCCTTTCTGTCCACCTGTTTCAACATGTTGTCAAGAATGCTACCAAGGTCTTGATGGAGGCCCATGTCATTATGGGTATGGAAGGCCCGTACCACCTCCACCAGGCCCATGTTACGATGGATATTATCAGTATGGTGGAAACAGACCATGTTATGTGAGTAGGTGTGATTACTACTTTAGTGAAGACAACCCTCAAGGATGCTCAATCATGTAA